Proteins co-encoded in one Mycobacterium mantenii genomic window:
- a CDS encoding aromatic ring-hydroxylating oxygenase subunit alpha: MTSAQISGLTEAEAKGIETFEKPPVGSWTEAFGLDTGAIAYEDSFSREFYELETEAVFRRSWLNIGRVEDLPRRGSYFTKELRFLNASLLIIRGMDDEIRAFHNVCSHRGNQLVWDEFPGQETKGTCRAIACKFHGWRYGLDGSIQYVHNAAEFFDLEPERLGLPKVHLEVWAGFIFINLEKEPRHSLREFLGPDVVKLESYPFEKMTQTYVMESTIKANWKLFLDAFQEVYHVPYVHGKLNNPTGPATGVDKVPFMIPFFGKYGKHRLFTSGGQNANANVRSARPLDELFKGGFFGPIPVPDIGPLGDGINPARLPNWGLDSWQLYPNFVILCWSRNWYITYHYWPTDVNEHKFVFSAYFVPPRNATERLSQEYTISTMREFAIQDANTLAATQRMIETNARREFFLNDQEVLIRHLHKVVTDDVAAYRAELDSAGNGNGRNVNR; the protein is encoded by the coding sequence ATGACATCAGCGCAAATCTCGGGTCTGACTGAGGCTGAAGCCAAGGGTATTGAGACCTTCGAGAAGCCTCCTGTCGGCAGTTGGACGGAAGCGTTCGGCCTCGACACCGGAGCGATCGCCTACGAGGATTCGTTCTCGCGTGAGTTCTACGAATTGGAAACCGAAGCCGTCTTCCGGCGCTCGTGGCTCAACATCGGACGGGTCGAGGACCTACCCAGACGCGGGAGCTACTTCACCAAAGAGCTGAGATTCCTCAACGCGTCACTGCTCATCATCAGAGGCATGGACGACGAGATCCGCGCGTTCCACAACGTCTGCTCGCACCGTGGCAATCAATTGGTGTGGGATGAGTTTCCCGGCCAGGAGACCAAAGGGACGTGCCGGGCGATCGCCTGCAAATTTCACGGCTGGCGGTACGGGTTGGACGGATCGATCCAATATGTCCACAACGCTGCGGAGTTCTTCGACCTCGAGCCCGAACGTCTTGGTCTGCCCAAGGTGCACCTCGAGGTGTGGGCCGGCTTCATCTTCATCAACCTCGAGAAGGAACCGCGCCACTCACTACGCGAATTCCTCGGCCCGGACGTGGTCAAGCTCGAAAGCTATCCATTCGAGAAGATGACGCAGACCTATGTGATGGAATCCACCATCAAGGCGAACTGGAAGTTGTTCCTGGACGCGTTCCAGGAGGTCTACCACGTCCCGTATGTGCACGGGAAACTGAACAATCCGACCGGTCCCGCGACCGGAGTGGACAAGGTTCCGTTCATGATCCCGTTCTTCGGAAAGTACGGCAAACACCGGCTTTTCACCTCGGGCGGCCAGAACGCGAACGCCAACGTCCGGAGCGCGCGACCCCTGGACGAGCTGTTCAAGGGGGGCTTCTTCGGGCCAATCCCGGTGCCCGACATCGGACCGCTTGGGGATGGCATCAACCCGGCCCGGCTGCCCAACTGGGGCCTCGATTCCTGGCAGCTATACCCGAACTTCGTCATCTTGTGCTGGTCGCGGAACTGGTACATCACGTATCACTACTGGCCGACCGACGTGAACGAGCACAAGTTCGTGTTCTCGGCCTACTTCGTGCCGCCCAGGAATGCGACAGAGCGTCTGTCGCAGGAGTACACCATTTCGACCATGCGTGAATTCGCGATCCAGGACGCCAACACGCTCGCGGCGACCCAGCGCATGATCGAGACAAACGCGCGCCGGGAGTTCTTTCTCAACGACCAAGAGGTGCTGATCCGTCATCTGCATAAGGTAGTGACCGACGACGTGGCGGCATACCGCGCGGAACTCGACTCGGCGGGAAACGGCAACGGTAGGAACGTGAACCGATGA
- a CDS encoding 2Fe-2S iron-sulfur cluster-binding protein has product MTAEFRATAPSDQTAREATEEVVITWNGRRYRQPYTAGESLLETARRAGISPPFSCEAGECATCMALLKEGQVEMQANTALMPDEVDEGWVLTCQGYPVTKRVVVEYQE; this is encoded by the coding sequence ATGACAGCGGAGTTCCGCGCAACGGCGCCCAGCGATCAGACTGCCCGCGAGGCGACCGAAGAGGTCGTCATCACCTGGAACGGCCGGCGGTATCGACAGCCGTACACGGCGGGGGAGAGCCTGCTCGAGACCGCCCGGCGAGCCGGGATCTCGCCGCCTTTTTCATGCGAGGCCGGCGAATGCGCCACCTGTATGGCGCTTCTCAAGGAGGGCCAGGTGGAAATGCAGGCCAACACCGCGTTGATGCCCGACGAGGTCGACGAGGGGTGGGTGCTGACTTGCCAGGGATATCCGGTGACGAAACGCGTCGTCGTTGAATACCAGGAGTGA